Proteins encoded by one window of Sciurus carolinensis chromosome 12, mSciCar1.2, whole genome shotgun sequence:
- the LOC124962120 gene encoding GPI transamidase component PIG-S: MAASAAAAAATDLEVVRGKRAALFFAAVAIVLGLPLWWKTTETYRAPLPYSQISGLNALQLRLTVPVTVVFARESVPLDDQEKLPFTVVHEREIPLKYKMKIKCRFQKAYRRALDHEEEALSLGSVQEAEAMLAEQNEQAEGSLIVYVISEHSSLLPQDMMSYIGPGRTAVVRGIMHREAFNIIGHRIIQVAQAMSLTEDVLAAALADHLPEDKWSSDKRRPLKSSLGYEITFSLLNPDPKSHDVHWDIEGAVRRYVQPFLNVLSAAGNFSVDSQILYYAMLGVNPRFDPVSSSYYLAMNSLPHVINPVESRLGSSATSLYPVLNFLLYVPELAHSPLYIQDKDGAPVATNAFHSPRWGGIMVYNVDPKAYNSSELPVRVEVDMVRVMEVFLSQLRLLFGISQPQVPPKCLLSGPKSEGLMTWELDRLLWARSVENLATATTTLTSLAQLLGKISNIVIKDDVASEVYKAVSAVHKAAEELASGHLSSAFIASQEAVTSSERAFFDPSLLHLLYFPDDQKFAIYIPLFLPMAVPILLSLVKIFLEARKSWKKPEKID; encoded by the exons ATGGCGGCCTCTGCGGCCGCGGCCGCGGCTACGGATCTAG AGGTGGTCCGGGGCAAGCGTGCCGCCCTCTTCTTCGCCGCGGTGGCCATCGTGCTGGGGCTACCGCTCTGGTGGAAGACCACGGAGACGTACCGGGCCCCGTTGCCTTACTCCCAGATCAGTGGGCTCAATGCCCTGCAGCTCCGGCTCACGGTGCCGGTCACTGTCGTGTTTGCACGGGAATCAGTGCCCCTGGACGATCAGGAGAAGTTACCCTTTACCGTTGTGCACGAGAGAGAGATCCctttgaaatacaaaatgaaaatcaaatgtcGTTTCCAGAAGGCCTATCGAAGGGCTTTGGACCATGAGGAGGAGGCCCTGTCATTGGGCAGTGTGCAAGAGGCAGAAGCCATGTTAGCTGAGCAAAATGAGCAAGCAGAGGGCTCCCTGATTGTGTATGTGATCTCTGAACACTCCTCACTTCTTCCCCAGGACATGATGAGTTATATCGGGCCTGGGAGGACAGCAGTTGTGCGGGGGATAATGCACCGGGAAGCTTTTAACATCATTGGCCACCGCATAATCCAGGTAGCCCAGGCCATGTCCTTGACTGAGGATGTACTTGCTGCTGCTCTTGCTGACCACCTCCCGGAGGACAAGTGGAGCTCTGATAAGAGACGTCCTCTCAAGTCCAGTTTGGGCTATGAGATCACCTTCAGCTTGCTCAACCCAGACCCCAAGTCCCATGACGTCCACTGGGACATCGAAGGGGCTGTTCGGCGCTATGTGCAGCCCTTCCTAAATGTCCTTAGTGCTGCTGGCAACTTCTCTGTGGATTCTCAGATCCTTTACTATGCGATGTTGGGGGTAAATCCCCGTTTTGACCCAGTCTCATCTAGCTACTACTTGGCCATGAATAGCCTCCCCCATGTCATCAACCCAGTGGAGTCCCGTCTGGGATCGAGTGCTACCTCCCTGTATCCTGTGCTCAACTTTCTACTCTATGTGCCTGAGCTTGCCCACTCCCCCCTGTACATTCAGGACAAGGATGGGGCTCCAGTGGCCACCAATGCTTTTCACAGTCCCCGTTGGGGTGGCATCATGGTGTATAATGTTGACCCCAAAGCCTATAATTCCTCGGAGCTGCCAGTAAGAGTTGAGGTGGACATGGTGCGAGTGATGGAGGTGTTCCTGTCTCAGTTGCGACTGCTTTTTGGGATTTCTCAACCCCAAGTGCCTCCAAAATGCCTACTTTCAGGACCTAAGAGTGAAGGACTAATGACCTGGGAACTTGACCGTCTGCTCTGGGCTCGGTCAGTGGAGAATTTGGCCACAGCCACCACCACTCTCACCTCCCTGGCCCAGCTTCTTGGCAAGATCAGCAATATTGTCATCAAGGATGATGTGGCATCTGAGGTGTACAAGGCTGTATCTGCAGTCCACAAGGCGGCAGAGGAGTTGGCCTCTGGGCACCTGTCATCTGCCTTCATTGCCAGCCAGGAAGCTGTGACATCCTCTGAGCGTGCCTTTTTTGACCCTTCGCTCCTCCACCTCCTCTATTTCCCTGATGACCAGAAATTTGCCATCTACATCCCACTCTTCCTCCCTATGGCTGTGCCCATCCTCCTGTCACTTGTTAAGATCTTCTTGGAAGCCCGCAAGTCCTGGAAAAAGCCTGAGAAGATAGACTGA